The region tgtcaaacaaataaactgctggatgaaaatatgaatatttcattatttagtaTTGCAACTGATAGAGGCACTGTTTAATGAACCAGTGCTGCAACAATTACTTGATTCATTGATCAACAGAATATTAATCCTCAACTATTTTGACAATCAAATCTTATTGAGTTtttggggtttgtttgtttgtttgtttttagcagaAATGCCCAAAATTTCATACAATGTTCATCTTTGACTCTGGGACATTATTACATTCCTTTTcgtattactattactatttttatatattatgaaTTTATAgactgttaaccctcctgttgtcctcgagtcaaggaaggaagggaggaaggaggaaggaggggaggaagggaggaggaaggaagggaggaagaaggaaggaaaggagggaggaaagaaggaaaggagggaagggagggaggaaaggaaagaaggaagggaggaaggatggacggaggaaagaagggaggaaggaaggaaggaaagaaggagggaaggaggaaggaaggacagaaggaaggaagaaagggggatggaggaaggaaagaaggagggaggcaggaaggatggaggaaagaaggaaggatggacagaggaaagaaggagggagggaggaaggaaagaaagaaagagagaaggagggagggaggaaaggacagacggaaggaaggaagggaggaaagaaggaacagtcaaaacaaacggggtcaatttgacctgggaggacgacaggaaggttaaacaataaaatgaccagccgattaatcaataattaaacattATCTCACAAACTGTTTATAAGAAGGATGACGAGGCCATACGtacaaataaaagtttaatagtaataaaatatggacagaaaaagagaacaaaagtTTGTTCAGAAACAGAATATTGCACAGCTCACAGGCCTCCTCTCGTCGTCATGGTAACACTGCCTTCATGGAGTCTGTAAATCAAAACGCGCCTCACAGAGAAGCACCGCTCGCTGCAGAAACGTCTCCACGCATCAACCTCCTGCAGGTGTGACAATCAAACGCACCTGTATTGTTTTTCCATCACGTCACAGGaaatttttttaactttatggACTTTTTGTTGAATTTATGCCGAAATCTGAACATTTGTTAAATTTTAACCTTTTCCAATTATTAGTCTATAACTCGCAGTTTAACACAAACTGTTTACGAGTTtagtttgatctttttttttgcacttttcaGGCTTTTTTCAGATTGATACGATGACCACAAACACCAGAAATCTGTAGTCCTTTTTTCTTAAAACGAGTGAAGAAATCTGCAGATGAATTATGAACATCTCGGATCAATGTTTccagtattatatatatgtcaagcttttcttcttcactctgcTGGGCTTTAAATGACGTAGCAGCGAGCAGTTTGTGGGCGGGCTTTTCTCTGTGACCTCATGCTAAAACTTGCTCGGTGAAGCAGgatctcctcttcttcatcttctttttcgTCTTTTGTTGACGATATTTAAAGAGTCTTTTCCTGATAAACTTTGTTTCTGATCAGAATTTTTTCCCCGAAATAAAAACCGTCCAAAGGCTGCTGGTGATTGGTCACTTTGTCAGGGAATCGAACCGATGACCTGCTGATGACGATGATAATTAGCACCAAGccgcagttaaaaaaaaaattaataaatacaacttctcatttttgtttttgcatgtgagtttgtttgggtttttgttcttttttggcAGTTGTGGGATGCCGTAGTTGTCGACGGATTcaactacatttcccacaaagCACCATTGCTACTAGCTGCAgtatccatggcaacaacaCAACCGTCTCCAAACCAATCTCCTGCTGCTGAAGGAAGAGAGACAAGAAAACAAGCGATAAAAACAGACAGctttcaaggtttttttttacaccgtcctcctcttcctccttttcctcctcttcctccttttccttctcttagCTCCATGGAGGGATCTCCTCTCCGAATTTGGCAAAGTGAGCAGCGTTTTTAGCTTCAAACAGAACCTGaacaaagaggagagaaaacattttttaataagtaAAAAGATGAAAGTGTTTCAAATATCAGTTAAAGTGAAGAGTGAACTaactaattattaattaaataaacagtcTGGATTAACTGACTCTTACTGCAAGACAACAATGtgataaatatgtgaaatactGAGCAGAATAGGCTGCATACTATATATGTGCCTACTGCAGTGGTCTTCagccctgctcctggagagctactgcatgttttagatatctctccactctaacatgcctgattctaattattagctcgttatcaagcagctgaagctcgtcaagggcttgataacgaggtaattattataatcaggtgtgttagagtggagagatacctaaaacatgcagggcagtataTCATGTGACACTGATCTCACATGTTCCTGCACATTAATTAATCTTCTGTGtgattgaaaataataataataaatggtcGTTACCTGGTTGTGCACATACGACTCACACTGGTAACACCACGCAGACAGATCACAGAAGCTGAGGACCATCGGATGTTCAGACACGGTGCCGTGAATCACCATGTGCTCGTTGACGTACCGCCCACAGAACACCTGAGAACAGGAGAGGAGACGCGTTACAAGTGTCTGCAggttgactttttaaaaaccacataaattataatttaacaCCATCAAATCGGGccaaagtgtataatattattatgataTCACATTTTATCAGGAGTTCACAGCAGTTTATAACAATCACTCTTTATGATATAGTTAATTTAATTAATGTGACCTGGATCTGAGAAGCAGCAGAATATGGATAGATTTATTAAAGGGGCAcgtcttaaaccagcagtcaagtgtccatatgagcagtaaaagatgtttttttcctctctgtaatcattcctcctgttcatgaccccgtctgttttgactgttccttctttcctcccttccttatttccttcctccatccccctttcttccttccttctgtctttccttccctcctttctttccttctttcctaccctcctaccttccttcttcctccctcccttccttcttcctccctcccttccttccttgacttgaggacaacaggggggttaaataacgttgaaacatatctacttgttttgactcatttggatgtcTGAAGTTATTATCTTCAgatcaacattttcacacagaaggaggactatGGAtcttgtcctccatcacttagattgtaaatgcattatgaaggaatctcctaatggtcagtatgaacaggaggaatgacagGTGAGATGGGTCACCTCATAGCATGTGAGACAGATCCAGTTCTCAGCCTCGGAGCCGCAGTCCTGACACGACTGGAAGACGTCTATaccggagggagggagggacttCACTGCATCCAGGTGAGGACACCAGGTCAGCGGGTCCACCACGAACATGGGGGcctgaagagagacagacaggttagacAGAGATAATCATTCTCAGTGATCAAACTGAATATGGATAAAGTTTTCTCACTCCGTCCATCTGAACTTGACACGTCAGCTCCAGAGCGCTCTGAGGCTTCGTCCAACCACACGCCCCCTCTGGCTCTGGCTCCGCCTCTGCTCCAGCTGCAGCCTCGTCTCCAACGGCAACAGATTCTGACGGTGCCACGGCAACAGGCTGGAGCATAATAAGACAGAATATGACATATAGTTATAAGTACAAAAGacactaatactaataatgaaGTTATCAGCTTCAAGGTCCTCGTAAAGCACCTGCTGGCTCAATTTCTGACTCTCATGGTTTATGGGGACGTGTGAATAAAACAGGtcattattcatgtattttttttggtttttatggATTTTAAAGGCTCATCTGGAGTAAAATCATAAGCTGCACTACAACCAGAATGCAAAGGATTGTGGGAGTACCTACGCATCAGACTGATCACTCACCTGAGGCTGCGTGCTCTCTGCTGATTGGCTCTGCTCGGGTATCACCCCACTCGGCTCCGTCTTCACCTCACTCGGCTCCGTCTTCACTTCACTCGGCTCCGTCTTCACCTCACTCGGCTCCGTCTTCACCTCACTCGGCTCCGTCTTCACCTCACTCGGCTCCGTCTTCACTTCACTTTCACAGACGACCTTCTCTACGCTGCGGCGGGCCTTTGGTCTGGCCCCGCCCACCGGGGTCGACGTAGCGGAAGCGGGATTGGACGAAGTTTGAGTGATGTCCAAACTGGCCAATCCCTGAGTGAGCTGCTCCAGACTGGAGTCCGCCTGAttggatgaaaaacaaagaggaggagacacattTAAAGGGAGCCTTACTGTGTTTATATCATCTGATTTTAATGTTCTGGTTAAAGAAGGTAAAGTAACAGTTGGTGTTATTGTACCTCTTGTCCTGAACGAGGCAGCGGTGGTTTGTCCGTGCTGCTCTGATCCGACTTCCTGCCTTTTCCTTTAGAACTACGTTTCCCACGATGCTTTGGGGAGGGCAGCGAAGCCCGGACGGACTCTGGGACTGAGAGAAAGGTCAGGAAgttattacaaaaaacaaaaaaaatctagtaaaataaaataaaaaaaatcctgtacTGACTGTTTATCCTCAGCGACCTCCAGTAGGGGGCGTGATGTCGGACGACTTCGTTGATCGCCACCACAGCGCTGTGgtgaggaggggggaagggtGTCACCAGGGAGGGAGGCGGGTCGCCGAGCAACATGCTGGTGCACATCGCCATGGAGTCAGAGATGGACGACAAGTTGTAACCTCCctgcaaaaagagagagagagataaatttttttcttgattgatCTGTCCTTAATATGTGACAGAAGATAATCtcaagatatttattttaactgtctgatgactaaagaaaccagaaaatattcatattagaGAAGCTGGATTCAGAAAATTTGGTAATTTTTTGCTTAAAGAATGACTTCAAACtaataattgattatcaaaacggttaattaattgattaatcaaccaAAACGTTGTAGCTttactgcatacacatttcttcACTTCACATCATTACTCACCTCCAGTATAAGTAGGACTCGCCCCCCCGCCAGTGACATCAGCATGTTCGTGAAGTGAGCGTATCCCTCCGGAGTCACATTATATCCACCCAGCGGATCCCCACGTGCAGCGTCGAATCCAGCCGACACCAGAACCAGCCCGGGGTTAAACTACGGAGAGATGACCAGCCAATCACATGACTTAGTCACTTAGAGTcaatgaatgtgtgtctgtgtgtgtgtgagtgagtgcgtgtgtgtgtgtgtgtgtgtgtgtgtgttgttaccTCGGTGGCGATTGGCATGACGACGTGGTGAAAGGCGGCGAGGTAGTCGGGGTCGCCCATCCGCCCGCCGCTCCACGCCACGTTGACGTTGAACCCCGCCCCCTTGGCCACGCCCACCTTGTCCGGTGCGGCGTCCTCTGACGACGGGAAAAACACCCCGTTGTCATAGCGATGGAGGGAGATGTAGAGGATGCTGGGGACGGAGAGAAACCGGCGATCTATCAGCACTTCACatcacttcattaaaaaaatatctttaattgTTTCGGTTCAATCTTCCTCCTCACCTGTCGTCATCCTCGAACATGTGCTGCGTCCCGTTGCCATGGTGAACATCCCAGTCCAGGATGAGGACTCGCAGCCGTGGATTGTGGGAGATTTTCTGTGCGTAGCGAGCAGCGAGCGCCGCCGTGTTGAAGAAGCAGAAACCGCAAGGGAAGTCTCTCTCTGCGTGATGACCGGGAGGACGAACGATCGCCACGCCGTTACtcacctggacacacacacacacacacacacacacacacacacacacacacacacacacacacacacacacacacacacacacacacacacacacacacacacacacgtatttattttcaattatttgcTTTCAAGTTCGTTAAAGATGAATTAGTGTAATCTGTCAGGTCTGGTGTGATGTAACGTTGTCGGAGAACACGACAGAATCTGAAGCTCTATGATTGGATGTTTGTTGCCCGAAATGCATCATGGGAATTAGTAGTTAACTGCTCTCCTCTAGATCTGCAACGTTTAGTCGATTAATAGATTAGTTGCCAGCTATTTTTggtaatc is a window of Scomber scombrus chromosome 10, fScoSco1.1, whole genome shotgun sequence DNA encoding:
- the hdac6 gene encoding histone deacetylase 6 isoform X4 — protein: MERNREDELDVKLQQLDLSSRAAATGTGLVYTETFTHHKNLWEPSHPESPDRVTFIMKELERQELLSHCVRVEPREATEGELLLAHMKHYVDLMKSTQTMSESELQTLSDKYDSVYLHPESFQVCLLAVGSVLQLVDQVMTSQLRNGFAVVRPPGHHAQCNESNGFCVFNNVAIAARYAQTKHKVSRVLIVDWDIHHGQGIQYQFQEDPNVLYFSVHRFEQGSFWPHLPESDCHFVGSGRGEGRNINLPWNKTGMTDADYISAFQQLLLPVAHEFQPQLVLVSAGFDAAVGDEKGEMCVSPQCFQVLTHMLMSLAEGRLILALEGGYNLQSTAEGAAACVRALLGGACPPLTLPTAPCDSALQSISKTISALYPYWACLQVLEGVQLTEGRVIRATTNKESTQATSPADSVAMTTGLVYDERMMEHQNMWDRHHPEQPQRISKIFSKHQQLGLVDRCQRIPARLATEEELAMCHSVEHIEQMKSTAEMKPRDLNKLGNEFNSIFINNQSFQSALLAAGSCFNAVETILNGQVSNGVAIVRPPGHHAERDFPCGFCFFNTAALAARYAQKISHNPRLRVLILDWDVHHGNGTQHMFEDDDSILYISLHRYDNGVFFPSSEDAAPDKVGVAKGAGFNVNVAWSGGRMGDPDYLAAFHHVVMPIATEFNPGLVLVSAGFDAARGDPLGGYNVTPEGYAHFTNMLMSLAGGRVLLILEGGYNLSSISDSMAMCTSMLLGDPPPSLVTPFPPPHHSAVVAINEVVRHHAPYWRSLRINIPESVRASLPSPKHRGKRSSKGKGRKSDQSSTDKPPLPRSGQEADSSLEQLTQGLASLDITQTSSNPASATSTPVGGARPKARRSVEKVVCESEVKTEPSEVKTEPSEVKTEPSEVKTEPSEVKTEPSEVKTEPSGVIPEQSQSAESTQPQPVAVAPSESVAVGDEAAAGAEAEPEPEGACGWTKPQSALELTCQVQMDGAPMFVVDPLTWCPHLDAVKSLPPSGIDVFQSCQDCGSEAENWICLTCYEVFCGRYVNEHMVIHGTVSEHPMVLSFCDLSAWCYQCESYVHNQVLFEAKNAAHFAKFGEEIPPWS